TCTTTAATGCACTTCAATAAAATTCAGAATTGTTTTCAAACTGCTTATAATTACAGAATTTCTCTGTGGACAAACGAAACTATTTTCCATAGTAAATTTCTGTACAACTTTTGATTGCAGCCAGGAGTAGGACAAGTTGGGAACGCTCTTCATGTTGTCAGTCCAGTGGAGGGTGGAGGTACTATAGTATAGCCAGAACCAGATATCAACGCGCGTTCAAAGCAAGAAGAAGAATACGTCCCGTCGTTGCGTGTACTGCAGTCCTCAAAAATGCAGTTTCCATATACCCATTATCGTCACTTATATTATGTATGGCCAAGTGAAAGTTATTCCAGTACTGTTTAAAGATGGATAATCAAAGAATTATCATGTCATAAAGGCATCTGATAGCTTAATGCTTAAAGACACCGTTTTTATTTTCTAAGTCGATTATTCTGGTGCATATAATTTATGCTTGCTTTCCATTATTTTTTTCGTTTATATATGGGAAGCATTTGAATTTCATAGTCTTACACTTATTTCATAAGAAGATTCTGcgaaagtaataaataaattgtgtatacatgtatatatgtatacataggtACATTTGATCTTGTACGTTGTACACTATATCATTCCAATAAGGTCctgttaattaaaaaatctGAACCAAACGATGTTTACGAACGTTTATGTTATGAATACATAAATGCTTATGTATATGATTAAgaacttttatattattaagATTGAATTACATTCGTTTAAAACACTTGATTTCAAATGATATATGCTTTTGCAACATAGATTAACGAGAAATGCAACCATTGTAATCAGTCAGAAGAATgtgtaaatatgaaatatttttagCAGTATTCTGATTTGCATACTCGTTACAACTGGCTAATTATTTTCTCTTAAGTAGTACAGAAGAAAAAAGAGGACTAAAATTCAAGTTAATTCAGTCTTGAAgttttattagtattatttttttatgtcGTTAGTTTTAAATGTTTGAAGTATTTAGTAGAAACGTATGTTCAATATTTCTATTGTATACTTTATTTTCTGTTAATATTATTCGGAAACGTAGTCACTTCGTTTAAACTAAATTGCCTTAATACAATCGTAAGTTAATTCCATTTGatggaatttttatttattttattatatagttgTTTGAATGGTTTTCTAAGAAACTTGTTCGCTTTATTGGAAATCTATAATGAGTATACATCGAAAGTGTACGATCAGTTGAGGATTTTGTATAAAATGCTACTTTGTATCTGAGACCtacaaaatattattacatattttaataataaatgatcGACGAACATTTTCAATGAACGATACACGTTATGTAATCCTATTTCTTACAAAGTAATTTTGTACTAGTGCAAAATAGACATTGTAATCTTTTAAATCAATTCATCAAGCCAAAAGTAATGAATGATCTATGCAGTGAACAAAATTGATAAGTGAGATATATGTATCTATGTTACAATTTACATATGCAGACATAGTTCTCAGATACAAAAGTCTATATGTTATGAAGTATGAATgtataaacaaatgattaccgAATATTCTAATAATAGACAGTATTTCAAACGGAATATTCCATACGGCGAtactatttattaatttatataaatatatatgtaatgcAACACGTAAGAACAATTTTATATTGTTGTAATTTTCTGGAAACGACTAGAGGACGATGGCAAATTTTGCACCCTTTTTTATGGGCATTTTTCAGAAATGTTTAGTAAGAAAACACAAATGAATTGAGTTTAAGATGTAAAACAGTAATCGAGCTAGTTGTACGACTTACACAATTAAGAATGAGTTAAGCAAAGTTTCCTAGACAATAATACCTGTCAAGAATGTTTTaatattgttaaaaaaaaacCTAATTAATTGAAGTAACATTTCCATTGTGGGAAACTACTAGTCACAGCAATAACATCTTTGATTTCATAGCAAAATTTATTACGGTTATTTTACTATGTGATTAGTTATAAAGGACCTGCGGATTTTTAAGCATTTAAGGAATTTTCTGGCTGATGAAAGAAATTTTTCCTTgttgtaatttttattaaaatatttataagaaTAGAtaattgcataaagatccgcaatctaattgTAATAAAGAATAAAGCATTCTTGAATCATCTGTATATGTTAATAAGGTTCTGTTTTTATTTGTTACGAAAGTTCTATTAATCGATGAATtataaaatttcattaaaacaCCAAAAGTTATCGCGATTTTGAAGATATTTGAAGAAGGGTTGTACATACATACTGTATCTTTTAGTTACGAACATTTTATTAAACGTATTACTTTACACATTGCGCATTCTGGTTTTTAAAGAATGACcagtatgtaataatattaatcgttTTATATATGGCAAGTTCCCGGAGGTATGCTGTGATACGTGTGTATGCTGATACTAATTAATTACCTAATTGTAAGCCATGAAAGTGAGAATTATATTAACGTCGTGAGTCGCGTTGTCGTGTGCTAACAATAAGATGAATGTTTTAATAGGAACTTAAACTGAAAATGGCCTGTTAAATACCAAACTGTGTTTGATTGATCGAATTCGAGATTTATGATGTTCCTACATTGTGTGCAGAACGGATACATAATGCACAATAAACGGTGCGTTTTGTTTCACGCCTGGCACTGATCGGAGTTCGTAGAATCGAACGGTGATgctattaattatttcattattccAGTACATGGTATAATACatatgtgtatatgtatatatactttGATCATGCCGGATAAATGCTTTGTTTTTCGTTTTGTAAAGCGAACAAGATTTCTTCGTATTCAAAGCATATGTGTTTAAAATTAAAGCAACAATTAAGAATAATAATTGTAGCTATTCGCTTGATACAGACATACAACGATTCGAGACGATATTTTGATAATTATGTTTTACATTGGCAGATTAATCTGGCTGATTACATTTAAATGAATAAGTGGAAAATTCATTGATCATTTCCTACTCGACGACTTTTTTATGAGAAACTTACACACAGAGCTTTACGACATCGCATCgaatatctaattctcttcgcATTTCACTTCATTTGTTTGTAAAGGTGTACATTCTTTGTaattataaatgaaaaaattttaattgttagCGCCCCAGTGTACATTTTTCACCATACAGCTGCCCAAAATTGTCAAATTATTTTAGGGAACGTATCTGCTTAAATACATAGAAGTTTACATACAGACTGTCTCTGTATATGTGTAGTAAAAATTGCGGTAGTATACCCATTTTTTTTTCGCACTGTATACCTAGCTGACTACGAttaatttcgttttttttttttaattgctcGAACAGAATTGTGTTTTGTCATCGGTTCATAATttagaaaaaaattattaaattttagtAAAAAGTTTATACGTGAAAAATATGAGAAAGTTTCAAGTACTTACGGTGAATAATGATTTGGTGCAAaaagcaaatttacaaattggtAATAATATTATCCCACAAAACGTTGGTACTGAAGTAAGTACGAATTGACACTACACCTAACCAATATTAAAAGTAGATACTTTAATAAGGAAATAATTGATtggaaattatatttaattttaaattaatttgaaatttccgttattttcgtttaaaaatatCTTCACGCATGCGCGAATATGCGTTACATATCACGTGATGTTTGTTGTCCATCCCATCACACGAATTACGCTTTAAACGTGAAGCTTACGCCTCGACAgaattttactattatttcatTGCGTATATTGTCATTTTTGTAcatacaattaattacagcGGAAAAATGGTCAAATTACCAAATATGCAGCAACGATCAATTTGTTACCTAACAATGAATTGACACTAACGCCGGTAATGTAAACTTGATATCTTTTACACATATGAATGAAATGTTACATAGTTTTCTATACATATTATGTATTTTGTTAATATTAGGTTGTATCGTGTTTCATGAGATCTTCTGAAACCTCTCGATGGCAATTACTTAAGCTGGGTACTACTGTTCCAATTAAACCAGGTGACATTTGTTCTTTGGTATCAGATAAATGTTGCTTTAAAATTGTACCTGTACCTTCCACAATGGAAATTAAGGAGGAACATGCTGTGAAACGAAAAGTATGACATTAATGTTTTATTAATAGCGTAATTTAATCTTCAcatattttgtattaataaaactAGGCTGAAGGAGACATAGATTGTGATATACCTGACAAAATGCTTTGTTCAGAGTCAGGGGAAGGAGATAATTTACGATCTGTTAACAATGTATCAAATGATACATTaactaataacaataatacaattacaataaAAGATCAAGAAATTTGTATACCTAAAAAGGATTTATCAAATGGTGTAGTTGCTACAGAACCAATAAGTCCAATTATTGGGACAATTCATGCATCTAGgtttaatttgaatttatatttatattcatatagtatttaattattaactttttaataaaataattaaaataacttaaatattttatattgctttatAATAGTTCCAGCAATGCAGATGAAATGCATGCATCAAATTCAGCGAGTCCAGACAATATTGTAACAAGAAATACCGAATTGCATGCTTCAGAGCAAGCAAATAAGCAAAATGTGGCTGCTCGTACTACATCAAAAACGCCTAGAAGAGAGAAGTGCATATATGGAGAAAAATGTTATaggtaattttattttattttcttattacAATATGTGCAATATTGACATTATTTTTATGTAGGAGAAATCCACATCACAGAGCTAAATTTACTCATCCCAAGGATCCTGATTACGATATTCCAGATAACAGAAAAGAGTGTCCTTATGGTACAAAGTGTTATCGTAAAAATCCTCAACATAAAGAGGAATATAAACACACAATAAAAAAAGCTACTAACGATAAGAAAAGAAATCATCAAAAGCCATCGCAACCGTTATTGTATGATTTATCTGACATAGAAGATTTATTTGCAGATGATTCTGAGGAAGAATCAGTAGATGAATCAGAGTACGAACCGACTAGCGAAGCGGAATATTCAGACTATGACGAACACTTTGATCAAAATGAAAGTGACTGGGAAGATGACACATTTGATGATTAAACAgatgaatatttttgtaatggatttgaaacaaatttaATTATGTATTCAGAGATTTGCATTTAGTACTTACATTAATATTGATAGTTACTTGCTATATTGTCTAATGTACAAAATTGAGAATACGTAAAAGAATGTATTTTGTGAACAATTTGTTATGATATTGaacaattaaatatattatgaaatctgtaaatatattaatataattgtatgTAATACATTTTTAAGATAAGATAATACAGTGAAACCGCCATATCCATGTGAGTTTGGTTCTAACAGCAAACCTTATACACATATGTATGCTATTAGTGCATTGCTATGCATATATGTGTGACTCATCTAGGCCTGAAagttgaaatattttcaaaaaattaacGGGCTCGCTCTGCATAATAATGAAAGTCTAAAACTAATTTTATGACAAATCTATTGGGCtggtaaataattattatatttatattattttacaatgtACACAACTGACTAATACGCTTGGTATCCCTCATCGTTTTCTTCATAGTTTTTAGTTGCTACATCTATAAGAATGTGCTTTGGTATTTCAGAACCCCTAACTTTAATGGTATAACAAACATTCTCTATTTTGCACAGACTTTGCTTTAGAGTAGATAGTTTCCTGTTCATTTCTTTACAATTCAGTATTTTACAGCTCAGAAAACCTGTGTACATATTTCTGACAAAGTTGCACATTTGGTAACAACTAGCAGTGTCTTGCGTTAAGTTGTTAATACATCTGCGCATAAGTTCTCCAGTTAGATCTGCAATGCCCAAGATGTATTCGTGTGGAGTGACCAAAGTATTTATTGTCTGTACTTCGGGTCTGTCTGTAATTGTATAAGTAATCATTTTTTCCAATTCTGTCCAGTCTTCtaaattattactatttaaaTAATGGTAGAAGGTAAATGCTTCTATGTATTCTTCTAAACTACCACGATAAGCTCTCAAGTATTGATAGCCATCTTCGTTCTCCAATTCCAGAGCGATGCATTTAAAATTATTCTGTGCAACATTTTGCAGTCTTATTTTGGCCTCATTTAATACACTCTCCTGTTTGCTTTTTTTGTCTATGCTGTGTAGAAGATAGATAATTCTTTTACTCTCTATTGTGATATCTCTACCAATTTTCAAGATCCTCTCATATCGATCGTGTTTGTCGTCTAACTCTGCTGCATAGACGCGAAATTGTTGCACAACCAAACTGTTCTCGTCTAGATTCTTCAACACTTCTTTTCCTTTATCGCCGATGTTAATCTTCTTATTGCCTTGGTGTGTTTTTCTGCCTCCTTAGTTTCAACCATAAAACGAGAAAGTGAAAGTTTTAATGTTTTCATTGCATCCTTTTTAAACTAACGAAATTCGACAACGATTATTTACTATCGTTCTTGTTTATTTTGATAAGCAGATGCTTAGCACGTCGTCGCATATATTTAACGTGTTCATTGTCttataaataaagaaacaatCGCAACATATATTTAAAATACTTTCAAGTTTTATTGATATACCTTTTGAATGTGACATTGCAGTTACTATGTTCACTACtaaaatgaatataattatgAACAATTATAAATCTGCCCGGTCTAGATTGACATCTGCAAAAATGAATACATGATCAACAATAGTCAACAATGCCGCTAGAGCTAGAGTACCATCAACACCCTCTGATCTATCAAGATGTAACTCGTAATATGATAAAACAAATTCATTAGATTTCCATTTTATCAACCTATGGTCTCTTAAAACAATTTCAAAAAGCAATTAATTATGTTTTACAGCGCTATTTCATCTGTTGTTTATATGATATCAATGCAGTAAATGATAGATGCTTGGCTTATTTTTTAATACCCAAATTTTGTCAACTAATATTTTTCGACGATCTTCTATTGTGTATATGCGGGAGATTTAGTTCGGGTATTTATCACTACGTGGTGATAGTGTTTCGATGCTTTGTTGGCGGGCATTTTCTGAGGAATTAAATAACTTGTGAACCAATAgcacaaatttaatatttttattcacaaattaaaaataatatttcaattcaTTAGAATTTTGAAGATCTTGGAGGTTTAAATTAACGCAGAAGCattgcattttatttaattatttattcttctaCGTGAGTAACCCATTAATGCACAAGGAATTAATAAATTTGACTATGGTAAATGCCTCTCGATAGATAGAAAAGATATCATTAAAACTGTTACTGCAGACTAGATACTGCCTGCGATTTCATAATAACATAGTAGAAATCTCCGTGCAAgttgaaattttaaataaaaatgaaaaacttcAATTACAAATcaacgaaaaattctttatttctgGGTTTATATTCTACATgtaatacaatttatttatcaaaGTATACACATTCGTCAGACAATCAAACAGCATAAAAGtctttatataattaaaaaaatatgtcATATATTTATCATGTAAATAAAATGAGAGTCATCATCTTGACTATTAATTGTTTCTATAATTTGTGCACTTCACAGATGTATATAAAAgacaatataaatattgttgaaTAGGTTAGATAAAATTCGTTAGTTAATACAAAAACTGTACAAAGAATATTTCATAATTTcactatatataaaatacaataatcaatCAGCTCTTACTGGAACTCTTGTATGCACAGTAGCGCTACTTTGGTAAATGTATACTTGTGCTAAAAttgcaatatcaattataacTTGAAGAATACCACATACTTCAAATTGAATTGGAGCttcttttataataaaataaccaGTTTTAAATGCATCACCTAGAGTCCACATAGTAACCATCATTATactgaaatcaaaataaaattaattatagacATAACTATTTGCTTAATTGTCTGTTCTTTTAAAGATTTACTATGCTTTACCTCATGCCACTAGTTGACTTATTTACAAAATTACGAATAAATTGGGGTATTCCTAGCATAGCTTCCGTTAATACTGCAAGTAATCCCAT
The window above is part of the Megalopta genalis isolate 19385.01 chromosome 2, iyMegGena1_principal, whole genome shotgun sequence genome. Proteins encoded here:
- the LOC117219255 gene encoding uncharacterized protein LOC117219255: MRKFQVLTVNNDLVQKANLQIGNNIIPQNVGTERKNGQITKYAATINLLPNNELTLTPVVSCFMRSSETSRWQLLKLGTTVPIKPGDICSLVSDKCCFKIVPVPSTMEIKEEHAVKRKAEGDIDCDIPDKMLCSESGEGDNLRSVNNVSNDTLTNNNNTITIKDQEICIPKKDLSNGVVATEPISPIIGTIHASSSSNADEMHASNSASPDNIVTRNTELHASEQANKQNVAARTTSKTPRREKCIYGEKCYRRNPHHRAKFTHPKDPDYDIPDNRKECPYGTKCYRKNPQHKEEYKHTIKKATNDKKRNHQKPSQPLLYDLSDIEDLFADDSEEESVDESEYEPTSEAEYSDYDEHFDQNESDWEDDTFDD
- the Trax gene encoding translin associated factor X — its product is MSHSKGGRKTHQGNKKINIGDKGKEVLKNLDENSLVVQQFRVYAAELDDKHDRYERILKIGRDITIESKRIIYLLHSIDKKSKQESVLNEAKIRLQNVAQNNFKCIALELENEDGYQYLRAYRGSLEEYIEAFTFYHYLNSNNLEDWTELEKMITYTITDRPEVQTINTLVTPHEYILGIADLTGELMRRCINNLTQDTASCYQMCNFVRNMYTGFLSCKILNCKEMNRKLSTLKQSLCKIENVCYTIKVRGSEIPKHILIDVATKNYEENDEGYQAY